A region of Neovison vison isolate M4711 chromosome 7, ASM_NN_V1, whole genome shotgun sequence DNA encodes the following proteins:
- the NUDT22 gene encoding uridine diphosphate glucose pyrophosphatase NUDT22, translating to MDPEVSLLLRCPPGGLPEEQVRAELSPDHDRRPLPGGDEAIAAIWESRLQAQPWLFDAPKFRLHSAILAPTGSQGPQLLLRLGLTSYRDFLGTNWAGSAGQLQQQGATDCGDKQAYLADPLGVGAMLITADDFFVFLRRSRQVAEAPGLVDVPGGHPEPQAVCPGDSPLHKNLPGELVVHELFSSVLQEICDEVNVPLSTLSQPLLLGIARNETSAGRASAEFYVQCSLTSEQVKKYYMGGGAEAHESTGIIFVETQRVQRLQETEMWTELCPSAKGAIFLYNQVRGSPT from the exons ATGGACCCTGAGGTGTCTTTGCTGCTGCGGTGCCCCCCAGGTGGGCTGCCAGAGGAGCAGGTACGGGCTGAGCTGAGCCCAGACCATGACCGTCGCCCACTGCCAGGAGGGGACGAGGCCATCGCTGCCATCTGGGAGAGCCGGCTACAGGCTCAGCCCTGGCTCTTTGACGCCCCCAAATTCCGTCTGCACTCTGCCATCTTGGCCCCCACTGGCTCACAGGGACCACAACTGCTCCTGCGCCTGGGCCTGACTTCCTACCGAGACTTCCTGGGCACTAACTGGGCTGGTTCAGCGGGGCAGCTGCAACAACAGGGCGCCACTGACTGTGGTGACAAGCAAGCCTACCTGGCAGACCCGCTGGGGGTTGGCGCCATGCTGATCACAGCAGATGACTTCTTTGTCTTCCTGCGTCGCTCTCGGCAGGTGGCAGAGGCACCTGGGCTGGTGGATGTGCCTGGGGGGCACCCTGAGCCTCAG GCCGTGTGCCCCGGTGACAGTCCCCTGCACAAGAACCTCCCTGGGGAGCTGGTGGTGCATGAGCtcttctccagtgtcctccaggaGATCTGTGATGAG GTGAACGTGCCACTGTCCACTCTGAGCCAGCCACTGCTGTTGGGCATTGCCCGCAATGAGACCAGTGCCGGCCGCGCCAGTGCTGAGTTCTATGTCCA GTGCAGCCTGACTTCTGAGCAGGTGAAGAAGTACTACATGGGTGGGGGAGCTGAGGCCCACGAGTCTACGGGAATCATCTTTGTGGAGACACAG AGGGTACAGAGGTTGCAGGAGACCGAAATGTGGACTGAGCTCTGCCCGTCGGCTAAAGGTGCTATCTTCCTCTACAACCAAGTCCGGGGAAGTCCCACCTGA
- the DNAJC4 gene encoding dnaJ homolog subfamily C member 4, whose amino-acid sequence MHSPWWPPFTSRRPVAMLSLCLCRSWHRSPATRLFSAASGQRSGPRNYYELLGVHPGASTEEVKRAFFSKSKELHPDRDPGNPALHSRFVELSEAYQVLSREQSRRSYDHQLSSASPPKPPATAAHARSAHQAHKYQAHSGSWEPPNAQYWAQFPGVRPQGPESRKQQHKQNQRVLGYCLLIMLAGMGLHYVAFRKLEQIHRSFMDEKDRVITAIYNDTRARARANRARLLEKLQEQQLQPPPGGPGIAPPNTGTRP is encoded by the exons ATGCACTCTCCTTGGTGGCCTCCTTTCACCAGCCGCCGGCCTGTCGCCATGCTGTCCCTGTGCCTGTGCCGGTCGTGGCACCGCAGCCCTGCCACCCGGCTCTTCTCAGCGGCCTCCGGGCAGCG GTCTGGCCCCAGGAACTACTATGAACTGTTAGGAGTGCATCCTGGTGCCAGCACTGAAGAAGTTAAACGAGCTTTCTTCTCCAAGTCCAAAGAG CTGCACCCCGACCGGGACCCTGggaatccagccctgcacagCCGCTTTGTGGAGCTCAGTGAAGCATACCAAGTGCTCAGCCGAGAGCAGAGCCGCCGAAGCTATGATCACCAGCTGTCCTCCGCAAGTCCTCCAAAGCCTCCAGCAACCGCGGCCCATGCCAGGTCTGCGCATCAGGCACACAAGTATCAGGCACACAG cgGCTCCTGGGAACCCCCCAATGCCCAGTATTGGGCCCAGTTTCCTGGTGTGAGGCCTCAGGGACCAGAGTCGAGGAAGCAGCAGCATAAACAGAACCAGCGGGTTCTAGGATACTGCCTCCTGATCATGCTGGCAGGCATGGGCCTGCACTATGTCGCCTTCAG GAAGCTGGAGCAGATACACCGGAGCTTCATGGATGAAAAGGATCGGGTCATCACAGCCATCTACAATGACACACGGGCCCGGGCCAG GGCCAACAGAGCCAGGCTCCTGGAGAAACTGCAGGAGCAGCAGCTGCAGCCCCCACCTGGAGGCCCAGGGATCGCGCCTCCCAACACAGGCACCCGGCCGTGA
- the VEGFB gene encoding vascular endothelial growth factor B isoform X1, producing the protein MSPLLRRLLLAALLQLAPAQGPVSQPDALSHQKKVVSWIDVYTRATCQPREVVVPLTVELMGTVAKQLVPSCVTVQRCGGCCPDDGLECVPTGQHQVRMQILMIRYPSSQLGEMSLEEHSQCECRPKKRESALKPDRASTPHHRPQPRSIPGWDSAPGAPSPADITHPTPAPGPTAHAAPSAASALTPGPAAVAADAAASSVAKGGA; encoded by the exons ATGAGCCCTCTGCTCCGCCGCCTGCTGCTCGCTGCGCTCCTGCAGCTGGCCCCCGCCCAG ggccctgtgtcccagcctgaTGCCCTCAGCCACCAGAAGAAAG TGGTGTCCTGGATAGATGTGTATACCCGTGCCACCTGCCAGCCGCGGGAGGTGGTGGTGCCCCTGACCGTGGAGCTCATGGGCACCGTGGCCAAGCAACTGGTGCCCAGCTGTGTGACCGTGCAGCGCTGCGGCGGCTGCTGCCCTGACGATGGCCTGGAGTGCGTGCCCACTGGGCAGCACCAAGTCCGAATGCAG ATCCTCATGATCCGTTACCCGAGCAGTCAGCTGGGTGAGATGTCCCTGGAAGAACACAGCCAATGTGAATGCAG accaaaaaagagagagagtgctctGAAGCCAGACAG GGCTTCCACTCCCCACCAccgcccccagccccgctccATTCCGGGCTGGGACTCTGCCCCCGGAGCACCCTCCCCAGCTGACATCACCCATCCCActccagccccaggccccacTGCCCACGCTGCACCCAGCGCCGCCAGCGCCCTGACCCCAGGACCTGCCGCTGTCGCTGCCGACGCCGCAGCTTCCTCCGTTGCCAAGGGCGGGGCCTAG
- the VEGFB gene encoding vascular endothelial growth factor B isoform X2 encodes MSPLLRRLLLAALLQLAPAQGPVSQPDALSHQKKVVSWIDVYTRATCQPREVVVPLTVELMGTVAKQLVPSCVTVQRCGGCCPDDGLECVPTGQHQVRMQILMIRYPSSQLGEMSLEEHSQCECRPKKRESALKPDSPRPHCPRCTQRRQRPDPRTCRCRCRRRSFLRCQGRGLELNPDTCRCRKLRR; translated from the exons ATGAGCCCTCTGCTCCGCCGCCTGCTGCTCGCTGCGCTCCTGCAGCTGGCCCCCGCCCAG ggccctgtgtcccagcctgaTGCCCTCAGCCACCAGAAGAAAG TGGTGTCCTGGATAGATGTGTATACCCGTGCCACCTGCCAGCCGCGGGAGGTGGTGGTGCCCCTGACCGTGGAGCTCATGGGCACCGTGGCCAAGCAACTGGTGCCCAGCTGTGTGACCGTGCAGCGCTGCGGCGGCTGCTGCCCTGACGATGGCCTGGAGTGCGTGCCCACTGGGCAGCACCAAGTCCGAATGCAG ATCCTCATGATCCGTTACCCGAGCAGTCAGCTGGGTGAGATGTCCCTGGAAGAACACAGCCAATGTGAATGCAG accaaaaaagagagagagtgctctGAAGCCAGACAG ccccaggccccacTGCCCACGCTGCACCCAGCGCCGCCAGCGCCCTGACCCCAGGACCTGCCGCTGTCGCTGCCGACGCCGCAGCTTCCTCCGTTGCCAAGGGCGGGGCCTAGAGCTCAACCCAGACACCTGCAG gtGCCGAAAGCTGCGAAGGTGA
- the FKBP2 gene encoding peptidyl-prolyl cis-trans isomerase FKBP2 isoform X1 translates to MTRLRRGSSTTGVDSGGAARRDMRLSWVLTVLSICLSALATAAGAEGKRKLQIGVKKRVDHCPIKSRKGDVLHMHYTGKLEDGTEFDSSLPQNQPFVFSLGTGQVIKGWDQGLLGMCEGEKRKLVIPSELGYGERGAPPKIPGGATLVFEVELLKIERRSEL, encoded by the exons ATGACGCGCCTGCGCAGAGGCAGCAGCACGACTGGGGTTGACTCCGGGGGCGCGGCGAGGAG AGACATGAGGCTGAGCTGGGTCCTGACAGTACTGTCCATCTGCCTGAGCGCCCTGGCCACTGCTGCGGGGGCGGAGGGCAAACGGAAGCTGCAGATCGGGGTCAAGAAGCGGGTGGACCACTGTCCTATCAAATCGCGCAAGGGGGACGTCCTGCACATGCACTACACG GGGAAGCTGGAAGATGGGACGGAATTTGACAGCAGCCTGCCCCAGAACCAGCCCTTTGTCTTCTCCCTGGGCACAGGCCAGGTCATCAAGGGCTGGGACCAGGGGCTGCTGGG GATGTGTGAGGGAGAAAAACGGAAGCTGGTGATCCCATCAGAGTTGG GGTACGGAGAGCGGGGAGCTCCCCCAAAGATTCCAG GCGGCGCAACCCTCGTGTTCGAGGTGGAGCTACTCAAAATCGAGCGACGCTCAGAACTGTAG
- the LOC122913055 gene encoding glycine-rich cell wall structural protein 1.8 — MPQGEGSHAARGGAPGVGAGRGAETGGTSDLVPVEGGTPGLGAELGSVGGGAWSLEEELEQAEGGASGVETERDGAQALGAGLQPVSGVATVQEKGSGSVEGGAPEEGAELRPLKGGVKESSEGVGPGNGPGRPRGGGLRGGRAWGRGRPRTPPGEVVWVERARRPPDTGPVWVPRRPPRAQSWGGAPGGGTGPAWGVPPEDRSSPEPSSGDVWVPRGRPPAAAAEVWVCWAGGNWVWREWGRPVEATAGQPDRVWTLRKGTGGN, encoded by the coding sequence ATGCCGCAGGGGGAGGGTTCTCACGCCGCACGGGGCGGAGCCCCGGGAGTCGGGGCGGGACGTGGAGCAGAGACGGGTGGAACCTCTGATCTGGTTCCAGTAGAAGGCGGAACTCCGGGGCTGGGGGCGGAGCTAGGATCGGTGGGGGGCGGAGCCTGGTCTTTGGAGGAGGAGCTGGAACAGGCGGAAGGCGGAGCCTCGGGTGTAGAGACCGAAAGGGACGGAGCTCAGGCGCTGGGGGCGGGCCTTCAGCCGGTGAGTGGCGTGGCTACCGTTCAGGAAAAGGGGTCTGGTTCTGTCGAGGGTGGGGCTCCAGAGGAGGGGGCGGAACTACGTCCTCTAAAGGGTGGGGTCAAGGAGTCAAGCGAAGGGGTAGGCCCAGGTAATGGCCCGGGGCGTCCACGCGGGGGCGGCCTCCGTGGGGGCCGGGCCTGGGGACGCGGTAGGCCAAGAACACCCCCTGGAGAGGTGGTGTGGGTGGAGCGGGCTCGGCGGCCACCCGACACGGGACCAGTCTGGGTACCCCGCAGGCCCCCGAGGGCTCAGAGCTGGGGCGGCGCCCCTGGCGGAGGCACAGGCCCGGCCTGGGGGGTTCCTCCGGAGGATCGGAGCTCCCCGGAGCCATCCAGCGGCGATGTGTGGGTCCCTCGGGGCAGGCCCCCTGCAGCGGCCGCAGAAGTGTGGGTGTGCTGGGCGGGGGGCAACTGGGTGTGGCGTGAATGGGGTCGCCCTGTCGAGGCAACTGCTGGACAGCCAGATAGGGTTTGGACTTTGCGTAAAGGTACGGGTGGGAACTGA
- the FKBP2 gene encoding peptidyl-prolyl cis-trans isomerase FKBP2 isoform X2: MRLSWVLTVLSICLSALATAAGAEGKRKLQIGVKKRVDHCPIKSRKGDVLHMHYTGKLEDGTEFDSSLPQNQPFVFSLGTGQVIKGWDQGLLGMCEGEKRKLVIPSELGYGERGAPPKIPGGATLVFEVELLKIERRSEL; this comes from the exons ATGAGGCTGAGCTGGGTCCTGACAGTACTGTCCATCTGCCTGAGCGCCCTGGCCACTGCTGCGGGGGCGGAGGGCAAACGGAAGCTGCAGATCGGGGTCAAGAAGCGGGTGGACCACTGTCCTATCAAATCGCGCAAGGGGGACGTCCTGCACATGCACTACACG GGGAAGCTGGAAGATGGGACGGAATTTGACAGCAGCCTGCCCCAGAACCAGCCCTTTGTCTTCTCCCTGGGCACAGGCCAGGTCATCAAGGGCTGGGACCAGGGGCTGCTGGG GATGTGTGAGGGAGAAAAACGGAAGCTGGTGATCCCATCAGAGTTGG GGTACGGAGAGCGGGGAGCTCCCCCAAAGATTCCAG GCGGCGCAACCCTCGTGTTCGAGGTGGAGCTACTCAAAATCGAGCGACGCTCAGAACTGTAG
- the PPP1R14B gene encoding LOW QUALITY PROTEIN: protein phosphatase 1 regulatory subunit 14B (The sequence of the model RefSeq protein was modified relative to this genomic sequence to represent the inferred CDS: inserted 1 base in 1 codon; deleted 1 base in 1 codon), which yields MLQLPPGAPAAAXRRRAVRSRARKLTRASGPEPAGGRPGGGGAGRGPTAHVAPAAAMADSGPAGGAALAAPAPGPGSGGPGPRVYFQSPPGAAGEGPGGADDEGPVRRQGKVTVKYDRKELRKRLNLEEWILEQLTRLYDCQEEEIPELEIDVDELLDMESDDTRAARVKELLVDCYKPTEAFISGLLDKIRGMQKLSTPQKK from the exons ATGCTGCAGCTGCCCCCGGGCGCCCCTGCCGCCG CTCGCCGCCGAGCAGTGCGGAGCCGAGCCCGCAAGCTAACCCGAGCCAGCGGCCCGGAGCCAGCCGGCGGGCGTCCCGGAGGCGGCGGCGCAGGGAGGGGCCCGACG GCGCACGTGGCCCCGGCGGCCGCCATGGCGGACAGCGGCCCCGCGGGGGGCGCGGCGTTGGCGGCCCCGGCCCCTGGACCAGGCAGTGGTGGCCCAGGGCCCCGCGTCTACTTCCAGAGCCCCCCTGGGGCTGCAGGCGAGGGCCCGGGCGGCGCCGACGACGAGGGCCCAGTGAGGCGCCAAGGGAAGGTCACGGTCAAGTACGACCGCAAGGAGCTACGGAAGCGCCTCAACCTGGAGGAGTGGATCCTGGAGCAGCTCACTCGCCTCTACGACTGCCAG gaGGAGGAGATCCCAGAGTTGGAGATTGATGTGGACGAACTCCTGGACATGGAGAGTGATGATACCCGGGCTGCCAGGGTCAAG GAGCTGCTGGTTGACTGTTACAAACCCACTGAG GCCTTCATCTCTGGCCTGCTGGACAAGATCCGGGGCATGCAGAAGCTGAGCACACCCCAGAAGAAATAA